In the Caballeronia sp. M1242 genome, GATCGACCGCTATATGGTGACGAACGGCGACTATCTGCGCTTCATCGACGCGGGCGGCTACTGGAACCGCGAACTATGGAACGACGCCGACTGGGCGTGGAAAGAGGCGCAGCGCATCGCGCATCCGGCGTTCTGGGTGCGCGGCGACGAAGGCGCCGACAGCCAGCGCCGAACCGACTCGGGCTGGAAGCTGCGCACGATGTTCGAAGAGATCGCGCTGCCGCTCGACTGGCCCGTCTACGTGAGTTATGCCGAAGCGAATGCCTATGCTCGCTGGGTGGGCAAGCGCCTGCCGACAGAAGCGGAGTGGCAGCGCGCGGCCATCGGCGCGCCGCACGTCGCGGAAGGCAACTTCGACTTCCGCCGCTGGGACCCGACGCCCGTGCAGGCGCATCCGGACAACCGCAGCGACTTCGGCGTGGAAGGGCAATACGGCAACGGCTGGGAGTGGACATCGACGACCTTCGGCCCGCTCAAAGGCTTCGAGCCGTTTCCGTTCTATCTCGGCTATTCCGCCAACTTCTTCGACGGCAAGCACTTCGTCATCAAGGGCGGCTCTCCCCGAACGGCCGCATGCATGCTGCGCCCGAGCTTTCGCAACTGGTTTCAGGGGCACTATCAATATGTCTATGCAGGCTTTCGCTGCGTGAACGCCCGCTGACCTCAACGGGTAAGCGCAGAACATTCGTTCGTTGAACGTATCGTTCCACCGCTTACCCGCTCCATTGACCGACAACGACGATGCTACCCGTCGATTCGTGCGACGAATGAAGCGCTTCCCGCGGCCACGCAGTGAGTGCATTTCCATTTTCGATGGTCTACCATCGGCAGGACGAACGACGAGCGAGTGCATGACTGCAACGATGTGACGTGCTTCACCGCGTGCATCGCAAGTCAGACGACTGCACTACGCTCGACGCGACCACATCACCGAGGGTAGCCGATGCGAATTGCATTCATCGTCGACAAGTTGCCGGTTCCTTCCGAAACGTTCGTTCTCCGTCAGATGCAGGGCTTCGCCGAGCGCGGTCACGAGGTGTTCGTGCTGGCGGCGAAGTACGACGACTCCGCGGTGGATCCCACGCGCGGCCATGTGGAGTTGCGTGTATTTCGACAAGACGTCAGCATGCTGCGTCACTCGGTGTCGTGCGCGAAACTCGGCGCGCTAGCTTGCATCGACGACAAGCGGCGCAAGCGGCTGTCCGTCGCCCTGCGCGCGGCGGCGACCGGATGTCGTTCGGCGTTCATCGATATCGTTTCGGGCGGCGACACGGCGGGCATCGACTTCGACGTGGTGATCGCGCACTTCGGGCCGATCGGCGTGCGCGCGATGTATTTGCAGGAAGCCGGGCTGTTGACCGGGCCCATCGTCACCGTCTTTCATGGTTCGGACATGAGCGAACAGGCCGTGATCGAACGATGGCTGCCGCATTATCGACGCCTCTTTCGCCTGAGCCCGCTGCTGCTGCCGATCAGTAATCTGTGGCGGAACCGGCTCATCGAATGGGGCGCGCCCGAATCGAGAACCAAGGTTCACCATGTGGGCGTGGAAACGCACCGGCTGACGCCACAGGCGAGCAACCGGCCTTTGCATCGCCCGCTGAAGGTGCTGAGCGTGGCCCGATTCACCGAGAAGAAGGGACTCGCGTACGCGATCGAAGGCGTGCGCAGTTGCCGGCATCCGGTGCAGCTGAATCTCATCGGCTTCGGGCCGCTCGAAGACACGCTGCGCCGCGCGGCGTCGTCCAGTACGAACGAGATCAACTTTCTCGGCAAGTGCCCGCACGAGCGCGTGTTCGAAGAGCTGAAGAGCGCCGACGTGTTCCTGCTGCCCTCGGTCGTGGCGAGCAACGGCGATATGGAAGGCATTCCGGTCTCGATCATGGAAGCGATGGCAACCGGCGTGCTGGTCGTCGCGACGCGGCATAGCGGCATACCGGAACTCGTGACGCACGGCGTGACCGGCCTGCTCGTGGAGGAGCGCTCCGCAAGCGGCATTGCCGAGGCGCTTTCCGCAATCGTCGAAGGGAAAGTCGATGTGGAGGCGATCCGCACGAACGCCCGTCGCAAAGTGGAGAACGAGTTCAACGGCCAAGCGCTCGATGCGGATCTGGAAAGACTGCTTGTCCGGACGCTCGGATACGCGACTCCCGCCAATGGACAAGACCGCGAATATCACGGCGACGAGGTGGCGGTTGGTTGCAACCGTCCGCCCACCTAGCGCCTGCATGCTCGTTTGACCGTTCGGGCGTCGGGCTCCCCTGTCGAGCTACGTCGCGTCCACAATCCGCAGCTTGTCATCGCGCGTTTCGAACCGGACTCAGCGAGCGTCCGGAGCGACCGCTGATGATGGAGGCAAACGAATGACCGCCAGACAAATGCTCATCCACGGTCTCAAGTATTGCTTGCCCGACAAGGTGTTGTTGAGCCTCTATCATCGTCGCAGGATCGGCCGGTTTCCGAATCTGCGCCATCCGGCCACGTTCAACGAGAAGGTTCTGCAGCGGTGCCTCGCGCCGGACCCGCGCTATGCCGATCTTTCCGACAAGCTGAAGGTTCGCGCCTATGTGGCGGACAAGATCGGCGACAAGTATCTGATTCCGTTGATCGCTGCGCCGTCCTCCTTCACGCGGCGCGACTTCGACGCGCTTCCTTCCGCCTTCGTAATGAAAGCGAATCACGGTTGCGGGTTCGTGAAGCTCGTCCGCGACAAGCGCGAGACTTCGTTCGAGACGTTGAACGAGCTGGCGCAGCGCTGGTTATCGACGAACTTCTTCACGGTGGCGAGGGAGCGGCATTATCAGGCTATCGAACGACGCATCCTGTTCGAGAGGCTCCTTCTGGGCCCGGACAACAAGGTGCCGCCCGATATCAAGATCCATGTCTTCAACAGAAACGCCGACAATCCGCAGATTTTCATTCTCGTCATTTCGGATCGCTTCGAGGGGCATCCACGCGGGGATATCTACGACGCGCATTGGAACCGGCTCGACATCAAGATGGGGCATTACGCGCGCAGCGACAAACCCGCTCCGCGTCCAGACAACCTCGACGAAATACTATGGGTAGCGCGCACCTTGGCGAGCGATTTCGACTTCGTGCGCGTGGACCTCTATAACGTCGAGAATCATATTTATTTCGGTGAACTGACGTTCACGCCGGGCGCGGGTCTTTTCCCCTTGACGCCCGATAGCGTCGATTACGAGTGGGGCAGCCTGATGTAAGCGGGATTCAGCCACACCGCCTAGCGCTCACGTCGGGCGGCGACCTCAGGGTCTTCGAGAAAAGCCGCGCACGCTTCTCGACGCGGCAGTGCGCATGATCGAATTCACATGCGACGCCTTAAGACCGTCCAACCACGACGAGCCCATTAACCGGCGACTCGAGCAGGCAAGTAATTAGTTCCGCCTAGGGTCGATCAGGATGAAATAAGACCCGACGCGCATGGTTCGGGCACATTAACGAGATGGTACACTGCCGCCGCCGTGGAGGCCGATGCGCGTCATCGGGTGGTGACGCGGAGACGCTTGTCCAGCTTACGTTCAACGCTCGCGCGCGAGACACGCGGAATCTCCCGTTCGCGACGCTGCATTCGCCGAACTGACAGAAACAACAGCTAGTCTTTCCACTGGCGAAAAAAACTGCATTGAAGTAAGTTCTGGCGGGTAATAGCGACTGGACAAACGTCTGGATCAGTGCTCGCACGCTAAAGAAATCTCCCGCGAGGACGAAAACGAGATCGAGCCACCACGCGCGGTAGCTCACGCCTGCCTAACAAAAAACATGGCCGCTATCTTCGATTATCTGTTGGACAGTCAAATATCCCGGCAATGGCGCGGCATGCTGGCCGCGCTCGCGGATGAGTTCGAGGCGCAAATCGGACATGGCGAGCTGCGCGAGCTGATGCATCGCGTGGGCAGCCGTTTTGCGAAGGCGCATGCGCTGCCGCCCTGCGATTCGACCTCCGCGCTCGCCGACGCGCTCAACGCGCTGTGGCGAGACACCGACTGGGGCTTCGTCGAACTGTCCGACGAGCGCGACCACCTGAGCATCGTGCATTACTGCGCGCCATTGCCGGCTTTCGGCGAGAGCGCCCTCGCGTGGACGCCGGCGTTTCTCGAAGGCGCGTATCAGCAGTGGCTCGCCGGCCTGGGCGCGCAAGGGCTCGCTGTCCGACAGGCAAGCGAATTCGGCGGCGACGCCGCCATCGAGTTCAGGCTCGCGCGCGCCGCAGCCTGAATTCGGCATTTCGAATACCGGTGACCGCCGCCTCGACGCGGCGGCATCGACCGCCCGGTTCGGCGGACCACAACGAGCAGTACCGGCCACGCATCACGTAAGGCACGACGAGGAAGCGGCATCATGAGTACTTCGCGCGATATCCAGAAGCTGTTCGATCATTTCGGCGGCAATGCAGGCGATTACCAGGAAATTGGCCGGGAGAACGAGGCGCAGTCGGCGCGCACCCGCTGGCCGTTGCTCGCGACGCTCGACTTCGCGCAGCCCGCCATCCCCGACATCGCGCCGCGTCGCGAGGCGCCGATGCCTTCGAGCGAGCCGTCCGACGCGCAACCCACGGGCATGCCGATCAATCGCGGCAAGCGCCAGCTCTTCATGCGCGCGCATCGCCGCGCGATTCCGCCGGTCAATCCGCCCGCCGCAGAATTGCTGAGCGCGTCGCGCTTTTCGGCGATGGGCGATTCGGCGTCGCAAGAGACCGAAACGATTCCGCATTCGCCCGTTGCCGCCGCTCCCGCCGCTGCATCGGTTTCGCCGGTCGCCAACGCGGCCGCAGCGCCGAAGCCGGAACCGGCGCGCCGCGCCCCCGCACAAGTGCCTGAAAGCGCCACGAGCGCGCCTGCGCCCCAGTCCATCCTCGGCAAGCTCTTCAAGCCGCAAGCGCAGCCGGCGACGACCGCACCCGCGGATTCACTCAACGTCCTGTTCGAACGTCTGCGGCACGCCGGCCGCCCGGAGAGCGAACCCACGAATACGCGCGCCGGCCGCCTTCCCCGCTTATGAGAGTCATCACGGTAGTTTCCGCGAAAGGCGGCGTCGGCAAGACGACGCTCGCCGCCAATCTGGCCTCGGTGCTGGCCGCGCGCAACCGCCGCGTGATCGTGCTCGATCTCGATCCGCAGAACGCGCTGCGCCTGCATTTCGGCATTCCGCTCGACAGCATCGACGGCATCTCGCGCGCGACGCTGAGCCGCGAGCCGTGGCAGTCGGTGATGTTCGACGGCGTCGATGGCGTCACCGTGCTGCCCTACGGCGCCGTGACCGAGGACGACCGCCGCCGCTTCGAGGCGCTCGTCGACAGCGATCCGTCGTGGCTCGCGCGCTCGCTCGACGCGCTCGCGCTGGATGCGAACGACATCGTGATCGTCGACACGCCGCCGGGCTCGTCCGTCTACACGCGCACCGCGCTGACGGCCGCGAACTTCGCGCTGAACGTGGTATTGGCCGACGCCGCCTCTTACGCCGCGATTCCCGGCATGGAGCGCATGGTCGATGCCTACGCCGCGCCGCGACAGGACTTCGCGGGCCAGGGCTACGTCGTCAATCAGGTCGATCAGTCGCGCCAGTTGAGCAAGGACGTGCTCAAGGTGCTGCGCAACATGCTAGGCGCGAAGCTGTTCCCGGGCGTGATCCATCAGGACGAAGGCGTCTCCGAAGCGCTCGCGTGCGACACTACGCTCATTCACTACGATCCGCTCGCGCAAGCCGCCGCCGATCTGCGCGCGTGCGGCGACTGGCTGCTCGCCGCCATCGATGCGATGGCCGCTTCGTCGAGGAAGCTCGCATGAGTTCGGCCAAGATCCCGTCGCCCGAGACGGAGGTCAGCGTCGCGACCTCACGCCTCGAACGTTTCGTCGATGCAAGCATCTGGGGCAGCCGCATCGTCGTCGTTCTCCTCACGATGTTCGCCGCGTTCGCGCTGTACTTCGTCGTCACGGTGCCGCTCGCGTTCGGCCAGCAGCTTGCGTTCGCGAGCATCTGCTTCGTCTGCGCGCTCGGATTCCGGCGTCTGCAAGGACAATACGCGACGCTCGTGATGATCATGCTGTCCATCGTCGCGTCGGGCCGCTACATGTTCTGGCGGCTCACCGAAACCACATACTGGGAACGCCCGCTCGACGCCGCGTGGGGCCTTTTGCTCGTCGCGGCCGAAGTCTACGCGGCGCTCGTGCTGCTGCTCGGCTACTTCCAGACCGCGTGGCCGCTCAAGCGCAAGCCGCTGCCGCTGCCCGCTGACCGCAGCCAGTGGCCGACCGTCGACGTCTTCATTCCGACCTACAACGAGCCGCTCTCGGTCGTGAAGCCGACCATCTACGCCGCGCTCGCGCTCGACTATCCGACCGACAAGCTCGCCATTCACGTGCTAGACGACGGCCGCCGTCCCGAATTCAAGACGTTCTGCGAGGAAGTCGGCGTCAACTGGACGATCCGCACGCATAACCGCCACGCGAAGGCGGGCAACATTAACGAGGCGCTGAAGGTCACGACGGGCGAATACCTCGCGATCTTCGACTGCGATCACATTCCGACGCGCTCGTTCCTGCAGGTCTGCCTCGGCTGGTTCCTGCGCGACAAGCTGCTTTCGATGCTGCAGACGCCGCACCATTTCTTTTCGCCCGATCCGTTCGAGCGCAATCTCGGCACGTTCCGCAAGGTGCCGAACGAAGGCGAACTGTTCTACGGCCTCGTGCAGGACGGCAACGACCTTTGGAACGCGACGTTCTTCTGCGGCTCGTGCGCGGTGTTGCGCCGCACGATGGTCGAAGAGATCGGCGGCATCGCGGTCGAAACCGTCACGGAAGACGCGCATACGGCGCTCAAGCTGCATCGGCTCGGCTATACGACCGCGTATCTCGCGATTCCGCAGGCGGCGGGTCTCGCGACCGAAAGCCTGTCGAGCCATATCGGGCAGCGCATTCGCTGGGCGCGCGGCATGACGCAGATTTTCCGCATCGACAATCCGCTCACCGGCAAGGGACTGAAGATCGGCCAGCGGCTTTGTTATCTCAACGGCATGCTGCACTTCTTCTATGGCGTGCCGCGTCTCGTGTTTCTCACCGCGCCGCTCTCGTATCTCTTCTTCGGCGCGCACGTGATCGAAGCGGCGGCGAGCACCATCGCCATCTTCGCGCTGCCGCACATGATGCACGCGAGCATCACCAATTCGCGCATGCAGCGCAGCTTCCGCCATTCGTTCTGGGCCGAAGTGTACGAGTCGGTGCTCGCGTCGTACATCACCGCGCCGACGCTGCTCGCGGTCATCAACCCGAAGCTCGGTAAGTTCAACGTGACGGCCAAAGGCGGCCAGATCGCGAAGGACTACTTCGACTGGACCATCTCGCGGCCGTATCTGTTCCTGCTGCTCTTGAACCTGCTCGGCTTCGTCGCGGGCATCGTGCATATCGGCATGAACTGGCACGTGCGCAGCGAAGTGAACACGACGCTGCTCAACCTGTGCTGGACGGTCTACAACATGCTGATTCTCGGCGCGTCGGTGGCGGCGGCGAGCGAGCGCAAGCAGGTGCGCGCGACGCATCGCGTGTCGATGAAGATGCCCGTCATGCTCAAGTTCTCGACCGGGCGCACGCTCGCCTGCGAGACCATCGACTATTCGGAAGGCGGCGTGGGCGTCGCGCTGCCGGGCAAGATCGCCGTGCCGATGCACGAGCGCGTCACCGTCTCGCTCTTTCGCGGCGACGAGGAATACGCGTTCCCCGCGACCGTCGGCTATACCGAGCCGGGCCGCGTCGGCCTGCGCTTCTCCGAGCTCACGCGCGAGCAGGAATACGACTTCGTGAAGACGACGTTCGCGCGCGCCGATGCCTGGACCGGCTGGTCCGAAGGACGCCGCCCGGATACGCCGCTGCGCGGGCTGTCGCACGTGCTGCTGGTCGGCACGCGCGGCATCGCGGGATTGTTCGAGCATTTGTACAGTGACCTTCGTACCTGGATGAACAAGCGCCCGGTCGATGTGAACAAGCTGAAAACCAAAGACCGATAATGGGCATGGGTATGTCGAACTTGCGCGTTGAACAACAAACGGGCGAGCGCGCGCCGCGTTTTTGCGAACGACCTTTGGCGCGTGCATTGGCCGTCTTCGTGGCCTTGCAGACCGCGTTCGCCGCGCCGTTCGCGTCCATCGCGGCGGCGGCAGAGAGCTCGCCACAGGCAAATGGCGCGCAGCAGGCCACGGGCGTGGGCGCCGTGCCCGCGCCGGGTCCGGCCGTCGTCTACAACCC is a window encoding:
- a CDS encoding glycosyltransferase, which translates into the protein MRIAFIVDKLPVPSETFVLRQMQGFAERGHEVFVLAAKYDDSAVDPTRGHVELRVFRQDVSMLRHSVSCAKLGALACIDDKRRKRLSVALRAAATGCRSAFIDIVSGGDTAGIDFDVVIAHFGPIGVRAMYLQEAGLLTGPIVTVFHGSDMSEQAVIERWLPHYRRLFRLSPLLLPISNLWRNRLIEWGAPESRTKVHHVGVETHRLTPQASNRPLHRPLKVLSVARFTEKKGLAYAIEGVRSCRHPVQLNLIGFGPLEDTLRRAASSSTNEINFLGKCPHERVFEELKSADVFLLPSVVASNGDMEGIPVSIMEAMATGVLVVATRHSGIPELVTHGVTGLLVEERSASGIAEALSAIVEGKVDVEAIRTNARRKVENEFNGQALDADLERLLVRTLGYATPANGQDREYHGDEVAVGCNRPPT
- the bcsD gene encoding cellulose biosynthesis protein BcsD, yielding MAAIFDYLLDSQISRQWRGMLAALADEFEAQIGHGELRELMHRVGSRFAKAHALPPCDSTSALADALNALWRDTDWGFVELSDERDHLSIVHYCAPLPAFGESALAWTPAFLEGAYQQWLAGLGAQGLAVRQASEFGGDAAIEFRLARAAA
- a CDS encoding ATP-grasp fold amidoligase family protein, with product MTARQMLIHGLKYCLPDKVLLSLYHRRRIGRFPNLRHPATFNEKVLQRCLAPDPRYADLSDKLKVRAYVADKIGDKYLIPLIAAPSSFTRRDFDALPSAFVMKANHGCGFVKLVRDKRETSFETLNELAQRWLSTNFFTVARERHYQAIERRILFERLLLGPDNKVPPDIKIHVFNRNADNPQIFILVISDRFEGHPRGDIYDAHWNRLDIKMGHYARSDKPAPRPDNLDEILWVARTLASDFDFVRVDLYNVENHIYFGELTFTPGAGLFPLTPDSVDYEWGSLM
- a CDS encoding SUMF1/EgtB/PvdO family nonheme iron enzyme, with amino-acid sequence MNREPSLRHPLLDRLAEARRVTDELFDIVKREHLYDRPIAERHRIVFYIGHLEAFDRNLFDQRLFHLPNAQPAYDQLFAFGIDPVDGGLPTDEPGDWPSLDEVHAYRARVRADIDARFDPITLVAQPVSTDDSPAKLLEVAIEHRLMHAETLAYMLHQLPVDRKKAPADAASERTSDRVLSHETVHVPAGSVTLGLSRESQRFGWDNEFGEMRVDVPAFEIDRYMVTNGDYLRFIDAGGYWNRELWNDADWAWKEAQRIAHPAFWVRGDEGADSQRRTDSGWKLRTMFEEIALPLDWPVYVSYAEANAYARWVGKRLPTEAEWQRAAIGAPHVAEGNFDFRRWDPTPVQAHPDNRSDFGVEGQYGNGWEWTSTTFGPLKGFEPFPFYLGYSANFFDGKHFVIKGGSPRTAACMLRPSFRNWFQGHYQYVYAGFRCVNAR
- the bcsP gene encoding cellulose biosynthesis protein BcsP; translated protein: MSTSRDIQKLFDHFGGNAGDYQEIGRENEAQSARTRWPLLATLDFAQPAIPDIAPRREAPMPSSEPSDAQPTGMPINRGKRQLFMRAHRRAIPPVNPPAAELLSASRFSAMGDSASQETETIPHSPVAAAPAAASVSPVANAAAAPKPEPARRAPAQVPESATSAPAPQSILGKLFKPQAQPATTAPADSLNVLFERLRHAGRPESEPTNTRAGRLPRL
- the bcsQ gene encoding cellulose biosynthesis protein BcsQ translates to MRVITVVSAKGGVGKTTLAANLASVLAARNRRVIVLDLDPQNALRLHFGIPLDSIDGISRATLSREPWQSVMFDGVDGVTVLPYGAVTEDDRRRFEALVDSDPSWLARSLDALALDANDIVIVDTPPGSSVYTRTALTAANFALNVVLADAASYAAIPGMERMVDAYAAPRQDFAGQGYVVNQVDQSRQLSKDVLKVLRNMLGAKLFPGVIHQDEGVSEALACDTTLIHYDPLAQAAADLRACGDWLLAAIDAMAASSRKLA
- the bcsA gene encoding UDP-forming cellulose synthase catalytic subunit, with the protein product MAARRHRCDGRFVEEARMSSAKIPSPETEVSVATSRLERFVDASIWGSRIVVVLLTMFAAFALYFVVTVPLAFGQQLAFASICFVCALGFRRLQGQYATLVMIMLSIVASGRYMFWRLTETTYWERPLDAAWGLLLVAAEVYAALVLLLGYFQTAWPLKRKPLPLPADRSQWPTVDVFIPTYNEPLSVVKPTIYAALALDYPTDKLAIHVLDDGRRPEFKTFCEEVGVNWTIRTHNRHAKAGNINEALKVTTGEYLAIFDCDHIPTRSFLQVCLGWFLRDKLLSMLQTPHHFFSPDPFERNLGTFRKVPNEGELFYGLVQDGNDLWNATFFCGSCAVLRRTMVEEIGGIAVETVTEDAHTALKLHRLGYTTAYLAIPQAAGLATESLSSHIGQRIRWARGMTQIFRIDNPLTGKGLKIGQRLCYLNGMLHFFYGVPRLVFLTAPLSYLFFGAHVIEAAASTIAIFALPHMMHASITNSRMQRSFRHSFWAEVYESVLASYITAPTLLAVINPKLGKFNVTAKGGQIAKDYFDWTISRPYLFLLLLNLLGFVAGIVHIGMNWHVRSEVNTTLLNLCWTVYNMLILGASVAAASERKQVRATHRVSMKMPVMLKFSTGRTLACETIDYSEGGVGVALPGKIAVPMHERVTVSLFRGDEEYAFPATVGYTEPGRVGLRFSELTREQEYDFVKTTFARADAWTGWSEGRRPDTPLRGLSHVLLVGTRGIAGLFEHLYSDLRTWMNKRPVDVNKLKTKDR